CAGTGAACAGCACCAACTACTCCTccactcctcctccagccccagcttcccccagccccagcgTGTCTGTGACCCGTGcagtgggagctgcagaggtccTGCCCTGGTGGATGCTCTCACAGGGACCTTTCCCCACGCTGTgcttggagctgctcctgcccagcccccagctgggtGCACGATGTCCTGCCAGGCTTGGGGCTCGCTGTTGTGTTTTCCTCcggctgctccagcagagcagctggaacgGCTCAGGCTGCAGTTGTTTCCCTGCCAGGggatgtgcaggcagcagcattgcaagaggggggggggggggaggggtgtgtgGGGCCGGTGGGCTGTGGCTCAGCTTTTTGTTTCCCTCTCTGGCCGGCTTAGCCTCTGCCATATGCTCAGAAGAGAGCTAAGGCGACAGGGAGGCGTGGGCAGGTCTGGTCTGCAGCGAGGGcgaagaggagaggagcagctcacgttctctgctgcctcctcttctgggTGTCCTCAGTGcagacagggagcagcagccacaggctctgccttggctccctgctctgctgctttagcTGCCCGAGAGAGCACTGGGAGGCTCTCCTCACCCGCAGGGatgctctctgccctgccctggccaggtcacagctggagcactgggacaggctctgggctccccagtgccagaggggcagggaagtgctgggcagagcccagagcaggctgcagagctgctgagggatctggagcagctctgagaggagcagaggctgagagccctggggctgagagcctgcagcagagcagccccagagggcagctgagcaatgctcagcaccagctaaaggagctgtggggggcaagaggctggggccaggctcttgtcagtggtgcccagggacagcacaaggggcagagggcacaaagtggcacccaggaggttccacctgagcaggaggaggaactcattaggtgtgagggtgctggaggcctggagcaggctgcccacagaggttgtggagtctccttgtgtggagagcttccaacccctgcctgggcactgtgctgctgggcaagctgctgtgggtgccctgcttgggcAGTGGAGCTGGACTGGCTCTATAGATTCCAGCCCCTCCTGTGCTTGTGCTCTGTGTCCACATTCAGGTGCCCAAAGCAGTCAAAAGGCTGCGGTGGCTCCGCAGTGCCCAGGGCCGAGGCAGGGCTTCAGCAAACCGTTTCTGAGCAGGGCTTTGTGCAGGGCTCCCACCCTGAGCCGTGCCCAGGCGGCGATGCCAGAGCAGATCCTGCAGAGCTCATGGCAACAGCATCTCTCAGGCTTTGCCATCTCTCCGTgctcatttccccccccccccctccccacctctgcaCATCCATCCCCCCACCCTGTTTCCATCtgctccttccagcagctccccagcatccCGGGGGGCTCCGCCAGGgcccttccccctctctgcgcttgctctctgcctgctgaagcTTTCTGCACAGCGACAGGAACGAAtttgccttcccctccccccccccccctctctccaCTGCTCCCAGACCTGAGCCATCAGCTGAGCTTCGACATCGATCTGCTTTGTGCTCAGCTTCCTAGAGCCATTTTGTGGCAGTGCAGGGTAGGGAAgggggtcgggggggggggggggggggggggtcgggGCTGTGTGtgttattttttcctcctctgatGCACTCCCCGAATAAACCTgagtggagcagggctggggggcagggtgGTAAATGCAAGGAGAGCTCAAAAGAGACTGAAGCCTAATATTGGATTCCTCTTAATGCAGCACTAATGGCTGTGGCTGCGCAGAGTGGCTGCCGTGGGAcagcttccagggagggagggcagtgCGGGGAGCAAGGTggggccagcagccagccaggcacaggcacaggcagccccactgctgctgagggtAGAGAAGTTGCCCTCCCCTCAGGCAGCCCCAAAGCGCAGGCTCACAGggtaggagaggaggaagagcttcagcagcagagtggtgagagcctggaatgggttgcccagggaggtggtggaggtctcatccctggaggtgtttgaggccaggctggctgaggctgtgtgcagcctgctctagggtagggtgtccctgagcatggcagggggttggaactggctgctccttgtggtcccttccaaccctgcctgattctatgattagaagttggaaaggacccaaagagaccagagaatggtttaggttggaagtggacctcaaggatcatccagttccaacccctctgtgccacaggcagggacacctctcactagaacaggttgctcaaggcctcatccaacctggtcctgaacacctccagggaggttgtggagcacagaatcacccaatgtgatctttgaacaacagagaaggtttcaactCAACATGGGCAGAAACTGCTGTGCagtgaggctggcagagccctggagcaggctgcccagagaggctgtgcagtctccttctccggagGCTCTCAAACccaacctggatgcattcctgtgtgcactACCCTGGGGGGAatcctgcctgcagggggggtttGGATGGGTGAGCTCctgcaacagaacgaggggccccaggctgcagctgtggcagggcaggttggggctggctgtgaggaggaagctggtggcagagtgattggcactggaatgggctgcccagggagggggtggagtggccgtggctggaggggttggagccaaggctggctgggcactgagtgccatgggctggttggttgggcagggctgggggctagactgggctgggggagcttggggctctctgccagcctgctggggtctgtgagtctatccttgaggtcccttccagcctctaacgttctgtgaccctcggtgctgctggcactggaggTGAGCTGTGGCCAGCATTAACAGCCTGcctccttcttccccctcccgCTGGTTTTcggtgtctgtctgtctggccGGccgtgtgtctgtctgtctggctgtgtgtctgtctgtctgtctggctctgtgtctgtgtgtgtggctgtgtctgtctgtctgtgtctgtgtgtatctgtgtgtgtctgtgtccgtgtgtgtgtctgtctctgtgtctgtctgtgtgtctgtgtgtctgtctgtgtgtgtctgtgtgtgtctgtctgtctgtgtgtctgtgtgtgtctgtgtgtgtgtgtctgtgtctgtctgtctgtgtgtctgtctgtgtgtctgtctgtgtgtctctgtgtgtctatGTGTATCTGTgtatctgtgtctgtgtgtctgtgtgtgtctgtgtgtctgtctgtgtgtctgtgtgtgtctgtgtgtctgtctgtctgtgtgtgtctgtctgtgtgtctgtcggTCTCTCCGtgcctgtctgtgtgtctgtatgtctgtgtgtctgtatgtctgtgtgtctgtgtgtgtctgtctgtgtgcctgtctgtgtgtctgtgtgtctgtctgtgtctgtctgtgtgtgtctctctgtctgtgtctgcctgtgtgtgtctctctgtctgtgtctgtgtctgtgtgtctgtgtctgtctgtgtgtctgtgtgtctctctgtgtgtctgtgtctgtctgtgtgtctgtgtgtctgtgtgcgtctgtctgtctgtctgtgtgtgtctgtgtgtgtctctgtctgtgtgtgtctgtctgtgtctctgtctgtgtgtgtctgtctgtgtctctgtctgtgtgtgtctgtctgtgtgtctgtgtgtgtctgtctgtgcgtctgtgtgtctgtctgtgtgtgtgtctgtgtgtgtgtctgtgtgtgtctgtctgtgtgtgtgtgtctgtgtgtgtgtctgtgtgtgtgtctgtgtgtgtgtctgtgtgtgtgtctgtgtgtgtgtgtctgtgtgtctgtgtgtgtgtctgtgtgtctgtctgtgtgtgtgtctgtgtgtgtgtctgtgtgtgtgtgtgtctgtgtgtgtgtgtctgtgtgtgtgtctgtgtgtgtgtctgtgtgtctgtctgtgtgtgtgtctgtgtgtgtgtctgtgtgtgtctgtctgtgtgtgtgtctgtgtgtgtgtctgtctgtgtctgtctgtgtgtgtctgtgtgtctgtctgtgtgtctgtgtgtctgtgtgtctgtctgtgtgtgtctgtgtgtctgtctgtgtgtgtgtctgtgtgtgtgtctgtgtgtgtgtgtctgtgtgtgtgtctgtgtgtgtgtctgtgtgtctgtctgtgtgtctgtctgtgtgtgtctgtgtgtgtgtctgtgtgtgtctgtctgtgtgtgtgtctgtgtgtgtgtctgtctgtgtctgtctgtgtgtctgtctgtgtgtctgtgtgtctgtgtgtctgtctgtgtctgtctgtgtgtgtctgtgtgtctgtctgtgtgtctgtgtgtctgtgtgtctgtctgtgtgtgtctgtgtgtctgtctgtgtgtgtgtctgtgtgtgtgtctgtgtgtgtgtgtctgtgtgtgtctgtctgtgtgtgtgtctgtgtgtctgtctgtctgtgtgtctgtctgtgtgtgtctgtgtgtctgtgtgtctgtctgtctgtgtgtctgtcggtctctctgtgcctgtctgtgtgtctgtctgtgtctgtctgtgtctgtgtgtctgtgtgtctgtctgtctgtgtctctgtgtctgtctgtctgtgtctgtctgtctgtgtctgtgtgtgtctgtctgtgcgTCTGTCGGTCTCTCCGtgcctgtctgtgtgtctgtctgtctgtgtgcctgtctgtgcctgtctgtgtgtctgtcggTCTCTCCGTGCCTGTccgtgtgtctgtgtgtgcctgtctgtgtgtctgtcggTCTCTCCGtgcctgtctgtgtgtctgtctgtctgtctgtgtgtgcctgtctgtgtgtctgtcggTCTCTCCGtgcctgtctgtgtgtctgtctgtctgtctgtgtgtgcctgtctgtgtgtctgtcggTCTCTCCGTGCCTGTCCGTGTGTCTCCCCGCAGAAGCCGCTGACGGCAGCTCGACGCTGGGCGGCGGGAGCGGCACCATGGGGCTGAGCGCCCGCTACGGTCCGCAGTTCACCCTGCAGCACGTCCCGGACTACCGGCAGAACGTGTACATCCCGGGCAGCACTGCCACCCTCACCACCGCCGCCGGCAAGCGCGACCCCAAGGCTGCCAGCTCCGCCGGGGGCAACAAGAAGAAATCCggcaagaaggagaagaagtagagaggaggaggaggaggaggaggaggaggaggaaggaggagaagaagcagAACGAagaaggagaccttagagcttaCAGGGCAGttggctccagcactctccccCCTCCACAAATCACAGCCCGGCTGTGAATTCCgtggggtttgggtttattttggggggggggggggggaggggaggtgttgttctttgtttttttttttataatctcttttctctccttttctgttttctttctttttgtttctttttggtgaTGCAACAAAGTA
The window above is part of the Pogoniulus pusillus isolate bPogPus1 chromosome 22, bPogPus1.pri, whole genome shotgun sequence genome. Proteins encoded here:
- the LOC135185089 gene encoding protocadherin gamma-A4-like isoform X22 yields the protein MTGVAVRRRGVTTGQQAQPNPDWRFSQTQRPGTSGSQNAEEAGAWPNNQFDTEMLQAMILASANEAADGSSTLGGGSGTMGLSARYGPQFTLQHVPDYRQNVYIPGSTATLTTAAGKRDPKAASSAGGNKKKSGKKEKK
- the LOC135185089 gene encoding protocadherin gamma-A4-like isoform X23, producing the protein MQAQPNPDWRFSQTQRPGTSGSQNAEEAGAWPNNQFDTEMLQAMILASANEAADGSSTLGGGSGTMGLSARYGPQFTLQHVPDYRQNVYIPGSTATLTTAAGKRDPKAASSAGGNKKKSGKKEKK